The region AGCGAGCCTGAACTTCCGAAACGCGAGTAGAGCCCTTGGTAACGACCATAAAATTTATAAGCACTAAAATAGTAAAAACGATAATACCGATTACGTAGTTGCCGCCTACGACAAACTGCCCAAAGCTTGAAATAATCTCACTAACCGCGTCAGGACCGTTGTGTCCTTCGCTTAATATCATTCTTGTCGTTGCGATATTTAAAGAAAGCCGAAAGAGCGTAACGATAAGAATTAGCGTCGGAAAGGTGCTAAGGTCGGTAGGTTTTGGTATGTAAACCGAGATTAAAATTATCAAAACCGAGATAGACAATGAAAGCGCAAGGAAAAAATCAAGCACCGCACTTGGAAGCGGAACTATGATAATAGCTAAAATCGCCATTATCACACCTACAATCGCTAGACCCTTAAGCCTTAATATAGGCTCGATAAACGGCGCAACTAAAGTTATGATATTACGTTTTTTTTGAGCCAAGGCTACTTCTTAATGATGTGTGACAGTTTTATCGTGTCTAAAAAATCATCGATTTGAATTTGAAGAGTGTTAAACGTCGACCAAATTTTACACATAGCGCCTTGATTGCTAGGGCAATCCTCAAGCGACGAAGAGCACTCAAATACTGCTGTTTTGCGCTTTTCCGCGCTTTCAAATATACGCTTAATGCTTATATTTTCAGGAGCATCGGCCAGCAAAAAGCCTCCGTTTGCGCCCTTAAAAGATATCAAAATTTTCTCTCTGGCAAGTCCTTGTAAAATTTTTGCTAAAAAACTTTTTGAAATTCCAAGCTCGTTTGACATCGTATCGACATCCACGGGAGAGTCCTTTTGAGAGATGTATATAAGCGAGAGCAAAGCGTATTCGCTGGCTTTTGTAAAAAGCACAAATTCTCCTTTTTTGGTTGTATTTTATAAAAAACTATCTGCAAATTTGATTAAATAGTAATTTTTGAGATATTTTAGCAAATTTTTAAATTTTATGATATAATCGGCTTTTTTAATTTCACCAATCAGGAGGTCATTATGGCTTTGGATTCGGCTAAAAAAGCAGAAATAGTTGCGAAATTCGCCAGAAAAGAAAACGACACAGGTTCACCTGAGGTTCAAATAGCGCTCTTAAGTGCGAGAATTGCTGAGCTTACAGAGCACTTGAAAGTATTTAAGAAGGATTTTTCTTCAAGACTTGGTCTTTTAAAACTAGTCGGTCGTAGAAAACGTCTTTTAAAATATCTTAAAAACAAAGACTATACAGCGTATTCAAAACTTATAGCTGAGCTTAATTTAAGAGATAAATAATCAATAAGCCTCTTTTGAGGCTTTCTTCATTCAAAACCTATATATTTTATTTTGATCTAAAAACAAGATTCTTTAAATTTATATTTTTATTTACTCCGTTTTTCATTTTATCAAAAAATATAACTATCTTTTTATGTGACCACTCATAGATGTTTTTAAATTTTGATCCTCTGTTTGCATAAATTGCCGCAAAAACCTCTTCAAGCTGGGCTCTTTCTTTTTGTGTTAATCTATCCATCTAAATTTCCTATCAATTTTCTTATTTTTTTAACTACATACACGACATCTTCATCATCAAGCTCACAAAGAAGCTGACACACTGCGATAGCGGCTTGAGGCTTTGAAATTCCAAGCTTCCAATCCTGATAAGTTCTCATTGATACTCCAAGGCGTTTTGCCATTTGGGCTTGTGAAATTTTTTTACCCATATTTTTTGATTCGACAGCATTGTGCAACAAATTAAAAATATCACTTATCTCTACCATTGTGTAATTATACATTTTATATTATTAAATATACATAAATTATTATAATATAATGAAAATAATTTATATAAAATCTATTTTATATTATATAATATATTTTATTTATATTATTTTATACATTATTTCGTATAAATTTATTTAAATATATACAAATTTGATAAATCTAATATCCAAAAGACAATACTTTCCTTGTTAATTAAAATATGAGCATATAAGGCTAAAGTTATCTAAATAAAATCTTTTAATTTAAATACTTGACAATATCTAACTCAATATTGTATAATGCTTCTAGCAATTAAAATAAAAGAGTGCTAATATGATAAAAACCAGCAAGAGAGATTTGATACTGCAATCTATCATAAAAGCTTATTTGAATGACAATTCACCGATTGGTTCAAGCGAGCTTTGCTCTCGTATGTCAGTAGCGATTCCAGCTTCGACTATCAGGGTTTATTTTAAAAAACTATCAGATGAAGGAGCCATCACACAGCTTCATATAAGTGGAGGAAGGATACCTACCGCTTCAACTATGAACGCATATTGGCAAACTCATCTTAGCTTTGACAAAGGGCTTGAAATTTCAGATGAGTATTTTTTGAAAGAACTCGCCAGAGATTTTGAGATTTATTGTATGATTTACGGCAATAAGTATCAAATTTTAGAAGAAATTTTGAACTTAAACGATAGATTTTTAGTTTTAAATTTTAGTAGTGACGAGATTGCTCTTAAATTTGATCGTAGAGTCGAGAAATTTTTAAACAATCTTTTAGGAATTAGCTTGGATAGACTTGAGGAGATAGCGTCTCAAGTAGGATTAAACGAGCTTAAAAACAGAATCAAAGAGTTAAAGAGGACGAAAATTTATTTTCAGGAAAATGAAAAAATAGTCTTTAGTATGTTTAAAGACGAGAGATTTAAAATGATATTAGATCCCGGCTTTGAGCGGTTAATGGGCTCAAATTTAGCGTTTTCTCCGCTTTTTGACGACGGATATATCGGTATCAAGCAGGACGTAAAATATCTTGGCGATGAGGCTAAGATGATTTGTGCGGGAAGCGTTTATACGGATTATGAAAAATTTTTTAACTATATAAAGGATGCGGCATGAGTGAAGAGATAAAAGCACAAGATCTAATACCTGATGAAGGTAGCGATGAGAGCATTAGCTTTGGCGATGATAATCTAAAAAATCTTGAACTTCAAAAGCAAATTGATGAGCTAACGGATAAGTATTACAGAGCCAATGCTGATTTTGAAAATATCAAAAAACGCTTTGAAAAAGAAAAAGTTGATCTAGTAAATTATGCTAACGAAAAATTTGCAAGAGATCTTTTGCCGGTGATTGATGCTCTGGAAATGGCGGCGAATTTCAACCCGGAAGGCGATGAATTTGCAGCCAAAATCAAAGAGGGCATCAATATCACCATAGACCAGTTTAAAAAATGCTTTGAAAAGCACGGCGTAACGGCTATTAGCACGGACGGCGAATTTGATCCGAATGTGCACAATGCCATGATGAGGGTTGAAAGCGATGCTCACGAAAGCGGTGCGATCGTGCAAGTGATACAAAAAGGCTACCTTATAAACGGTAGAATTTTGCGTCCTGCAATGGTTTCTGTGGCTAAGTGATTTAGCTTAGTGTCAAAGATTAATGCTTAGTTGAAAAACGCGTTAAATTTAAGCTAAAGTTGCGCTAAATTTTAAAAATAGCGAAAATATAAAATAAAATTGAAATAAAAATCTAAAATAAAGGAAAAACAATGGGAAAAGTTATAGGAATAGACCTTGGTACGACAAACTCTTGCGTAAGTGTCTATGAGCGAGGTGAGAGCAAGGTTATACAAAACAAAGAGGGCAAAAACACAACTCCTTCTGTTGTGGCATTTACAGATAAAGGAGAGGTTTTAGTAGGCGACAGCGCAAAACGTCAAGCGGTTACAAACCCTGAAAAGACCATCTACTCTATAAAAAGAATTATGGGTCTTATGAGCAATGAAGATGCCGCAAAAGAGGCTAAAACTCGCTTGCCATATCATGTTGTGGATAGAAACGGTGCTTGCGCTATCGAGATAGCAGGCAAGGTATATACCCCGCAAGAAATTTCGGCTAAAGTCTTAATGAAGCTAAAAGAAGATGCAGAAGCGTATCTTGGAGAGAGCGTTGTAGATGCTGTTATAACAGTACCTGCTTACTTTAACGATAGCCAAAGAAAAGCAACAAAAGAAGCAGGCACGATAGCGGGACTAAACGTGCTTCGTATCATAAACGAGCCTACGGCAGCCGCTCTTGCATACGGGCTTGACAAAAAAGAGGCTGAAAAAATAGTAGTTTATGACCTTGGTGGCGGTACTTTTGACGTAACGGTTCTTGAAACAGGCGATAACGTAGTAGAGGTTCTTTCAACAGGCGGTAATGCGTTCTTGGGAGGCGATGACTTTGATAATCGCTTGATAGATTGGCTAGCTGACGAGTTCAAAAAAGAAAACGGAATCGATCTAAAAGGCGATGTAATGGCGCTTCAAAGACTAAAAGAAGCTGCCGAAAACGCCAAAAAAGAGCTTAGCTCCGCTCAAGAAACAGAGATAAATTTACCATTTATCACAGCTGATGCGACAGGTCCTAAGCACCTTGTAAAAAAGCTTACAAGAGCAAAATTTGAAAGCATGATCGATGATCTTGTAGGAGAAACGATTAATAAGATTAACGAGGTTGTAAAAGAGGCGGGATTAAACAAATCCGAAGTAAAAGAGATTGTTATGGTTGGTGGTTCTACGCGCGTGCCATTAGTTCAAGAAGAGGTTAAAAAGGCTTTCGGCAAAGAGCTAAATAAATCCGTAAATCCTGATGAAGTGGTTGCCATAGGTGCGGCGATACAAGGTGCGGTTATCAAAGGCGACGTAAAAGACGTATTGCTTCTTGACGTTACTCCGCTAAGCCTTGGTATCGAAACACTTGGCGGCGTGATGACAAAAATTATAGAAAAAGGCACAACTATACCTGTTAAGAAAAACCAAGTGTTCTCAACAGCCGAAGATAATCAAAGTGCAGTTACCATACATGTGCTTCAAGGCGAGAGAGAATTTGGAAGAGATAATAAATCTCTTGGACAATTCAACCTTGAAGGAATCCCACCTGCACCTCGCGGAGTGCCTCAAATAGAGGTTGAATTTGACATTGACGCAAACGGAATTTTAACTGTTTCAGCTAAAGATAAGGCGACAGGTAAAGCTCAAAACATCACGATTTCGGGTTCAAGCGGACTAAGTGATGACGAGATAAACAAGATGGTAAAAGACGCAGAGCTTCATAAAGAAGATGATAAAAAACGCAAAGAGGCGGTTGAG is a window of Campylobacter sp. CCUG 57310 DNA encoding:
- a CDS encoding Rrf2 family transcriptional regulator gives rise to the protein MLFTKASEYALLSLIYISQKDSPVDVDTMSNELGISKSFLAKILQGLAREKILISFKGANGGFLLADAPENISIKRIFESAEKRKTAVFECSSSLEDCPSNQGAMCKIWSTFNTLQIQIDDFLDTIKLSHIIKK
- the rpsO gene encoding 30S ribosomal protein S15; protein product: MALDSAKKAEIVAKFARKENDTGSPEVQIALLSARIAELTEHLKVFKKDFSSRLGLLKLVGRRKRLLKYLKNKDYTAYSKLIAELNLRDK
- a CDS encoding DNA-binding transcriptional regulator — encoded protein: MVEISDIFNLLHNAVESKNMGKKISQAQMAKRLGVSMRTYQDWKLGISKPQAAIAVCQLLCELDDEDVVYVVKKIRKLIGNLDG
- a CDS encoding HrcA family transcriptional regulator; translated protein: MIKTSKRDLILQSIIKAYLNDNSPIGSSELCSRMSVAIPASTIRVYFKKLSDEGAITQLHISGGRIPTASTMNAYWQTHLSFDKGLEISDEYFLKELARDFEIYCMIYGNKYQILEEILNLNDRFLVLNFSSDEIALKFDRRVEKFLNNLLGISLDRLEEIASQVGLNELKNRIKELKRTKIYFQENEKIVFSMFKDERFKMILDPGFERLMGSNLAFSPLFDDGYIGIKQDVKYLGDEAKMICAGSVYTDYEKFFNYIKDAA
- the grpE gene encoding nucleotide exchange factor GrpE, translated to MSEEIKAQDLIPDEGSDESISFGDDNLKNLELQKQIDELTDKYYRANADFENIKKRFEKEKVDLVNYANEKFARDLLPVIDALEMAANFNPEGDEFAAKIKEGINITIDQFKKCFEKHGVTAISTDGEFDPNVHNAMMRVESDAHESGAIVQVIQKGYLINGRILRPAMVSVAK
- the dnaK gene encoding molecular chaperone DnaK — protein: MGKVIGIDLGTTNSCVSVYERGESKVIQNKEGKNTTPSVVAFTDKGEVLVGDSAKRQAVTNPEKTIYSIKRIMGLMSNEDAAKEAKTRLPYHVVDRNGACAIEIAGKVYTPQEISAKVLMKLKEDAEAYLGESVVDAVITVPAYFNDSQRKATKEAGTIAGLNVLRIINEPTAAALAYGLDKKEAEKIVVYDLGGGTFDVTVLETGDNVVEVLSTGGNAFLGGDDFDNRLIDWLADEFKKENGIDLKGDVMALQRLKEAAENAKKELSSAQETEINLPFITADATGPKHLVKKLTRAKFESMIDDLVGETINKINEVVKEAGLNKSEVKEIVMVGGSTRVPLVQEEVKKAFGKELNKSVNPDEVVAIGAAIQGAVIKGDVKDVLLLDVTPLSLGIETLGGVMTKIIEKGTTIPVKKNQVFSTAEDNQSAVTIHVLQGEREFGRDNKSLGQFNLEGIPPAPRGVPQIEVEFDIDANGILTVSAKDKATGKAQNITISGSSGLSDDEINKMVKDAELHKEDDKKRKEAVEARNQADSLAHQTEKSLNELGDKISGEDRANIESALNSLKETLKDENANKEQIDAKVKALSEASHKLAEAMYKKDNAQASEQSGGANKKKDDDVIDAEVE